The Diceros bicornis minor isolate mBicDic1 chromosome 19, mDicBic1.mat.cur, whole genome shotgun sequence genome contains the following window.
TAACACTGCGTAAGACCTTGGCATGTGGAAACAATTGTTTGAATATGAGCCACAGACTGAGACCCCTCCTGACTGTTGTGTTTGGATAGCTCAGAGAGCAGATAATGCCAAACCATACACAGAATGACACACAGCTGGGATTCTGGAGATGCCCAAGAAAGACTGTTTCTTTAACTCACGCCAACAAATAATCCTATAATGTATTTTAAGACGCATAGACACAAGTCCTGTGCATGAAGTGGTTAtggttacaaaaggaaaaaataaatatttgtgcacaCAGGCATAACGTGAAGTCCTTCTACAGTGAAAACAATGTCCTCTGGAAAGATCTTTGAAAGTCAGAGATGGTGCCATCGGCAGATGGAGCCAGTGAAGGGGTGTGGAGCAGCCTTTAAATGCATCTCAGGGCATTTGCATTGTTGGTGCGCCTGGTTCAATGATGCAAaatgaggggtgggggaggggaggtgaaCAGACACAACCCAAGAACACtctgttatttgtttattttctacatGTGATGTCATAAGCAAGGGTTTTGCCCGTGTCCTAGTTTAtctgcaataaataaataactatgtACAAATGTGCTGAGTTTACAAAATAGTAGAAGAAAACCTTTGCATCACAAAAGATACATTATATGATACATTTTTTTCCACACACTAAAGCATGATTTCATCCCTAGCTCAGTTGAACCAAAGAACTTCTCTACCCTGTGCAGCAATGTCTAAAGTTGTGTACCTAGTCTTTCTACCAGAAAGCAAAGCTATAACGTgaaaattcctcagtttcttgAGAATAAAGGACCTGGTTTGGCCTACTACTTATTACTGATCCATATTTAATTTGTTCCAGAAAGTTGGAAGCTATCTGGCACAGTTCTCCTCAGGCTGTACTGGGCAGACACCCCCTGCAGACCTTGTTACAATCCAGATTCTCATGCAGCAGGTGGGTGGAGCTGGAGctcctgcatttctaaccagccgCCCCGGCGCGGGGGCAGCCTCTGCTTCTTGTCCCGGGCCCCTGCTCCAAGTGGACAGGGTTAGAAGGCCTCTCTGAAGTGGGAGAAATTCTCCAGGGCCTGATCAAGGTGGGGCCCTAACTGAGCATCCTTCAGGCTCCATCCTCAAGCTCCCAAATCCCACAAAGGAGTAGAGCTGGGCTACAAATCACAACAACAGTAAGAGTCAAAATGGGAATTGGCCTGGATCATGCAGCTCAAAACTGTTTTCAACCGTCTCCTGGGACGTGCTTCTGTCTTCTCTCAATCTAGAGCAATCGAGTGAACGTCTTCAACATTGTccaaaataactaataataataataatataaaaagaaactgcATAAGAAGCTTAACAATAGTTACTACTTTTCAGtccaaatcaaaacaacaacaatataacCCAGCCTCActgtctaaaaaataaaaaactccttGGGGTTGAAATTCTATGACAGTTCAGCCACATTAGTTTAACGAATGCCCCTCACATCTTAACCTCTGTTAAAATGATATTGCTCTGGAAGCctgaaatttcaagaaaaattagCAAATCTGGTGCAAAAGCAAATCCCCAACCGCTCTTGTCTTGAGATGTTTTGTCTCTGTTTCACAGGGGAGTCCGCCTAGGCAGACACTAAGAGCAGAGGGGTCTGACACAGGGCGGTGACTCAGGTGGGTTGGCTGagttcctgaggagggaaaattgGGAGGAATGAGGGGGGAATACAGGGCTGGGCTTCATAAATGCAAGAGGACTGGGAAAAAAATTCACCAAGATAGTATAACTGCCACACGACAAGTGGGAGTATATAAATATAGAGATAgggaaggagaagggggtgggaggagtggggagggatACACACAAGTAGGGAAAAAGCAAAAGAACAAGATTCtaaatactcaaaaaataaatatcttggtCATTATTGATGACTTCATTACACTCACTAGTCCACGAGATCACAGTCTGCCCCAAAGGCTGCCAACCATAACGCTCACCCATCCTTGGTGAGGGCACGGGACACTGGAGTCTGTGTCTTCATCATAAAACGGCCATCTCGCCCAGTTGTCCGATGACGTCATGGAAATGGCTGGGGCGCATAGTCCTTCCAATTCCCCCTCCCCAGCCATGCGTGGAATCAGAGAAGAAGGTGGGGACGGTCTTCTCCAGTTCTGATGCCAGCTAAGGTGCTTTGGGGTAGCCAGGGAGtaaggctgggggcggggggcgggcacAGAAGGGTGGCAAAGGCCCAGCCCACACCTGGGGCCGGGGAGGGAGGCCCCTCAGAGTTTCTGAGGCGTCCGCTCCGTTCCCACGTGCTGCAGCACCACCTCCTTGGCTGGGGCCCCACACTTGTACTCCAGCTCGGCCCGCAGGGCCCCTTGCTTCTTGCGCAGGTGGCAGAGGAGCGCCAAAAGCGCCACCACCAGAGACAGACTTGCGATGGAGATGCCAATAAGCACGACCGAATGCATGGGTCTTACAGGCGAGGGGCTCGAGGTGGCGCCGGGGGTCGGGCTGACCGGGAGCTCCCCAGAGCCGCCGTCTTCGTCGCCGCCGTTGGTCACCTTGGGGTCACAGTCAGTGGCAGCCTGGCCGGCGAGGGGTGAGTCGGGCCCGCAGATGCACTGGTAGCTGCCAGGGAGGTTGAGGCACGCGTCGGGGCAGTAGCCATTGTTGCATTCGTCGATGTCTGTGCACATGAAGCCCTCGTCCAGGATGTAGCCCTCCGGGCACTGGCATGTAGTTGGGTTGTTGGGGTCGCAGTCAGCTGGGCATGCAGTCTGGTTGCAGAACATCTGGCACCTGTGCGGGTCGTTGGGGGTGGGCGCGAAGCCCTCGGCGCAGACGCAGCGGTAGCCATTTTGACCCACGGGCTGGCACTGGTACTCGCACTGAGTCCCGAAGCATGGGTCCACGGGCTCCACGCACTCGCCGTCCACCAGGTCGTAGCCGGGGTAGCAGTGGCACTGGAAGCCGCCCTGAGTGTTGACACAGCGCTGCGGGCACGGACTGGGCACCAGCGTACAGTCGTCCACGTCCTCGCAATGGTGCTGGTCGGCAGCCAGCTGGTAGCCCGTCTCGCACATGCACGAGTAGGCGCCGGGCACGTCCGGGGTGCGGTAGCAGAAGTGTTCGCAGAGTTGGTCGCACGAGTGCTCCCCAGGCGCGGCGCAGGAGCGCCCGTCGGCCTGCAGGGCGGCGTCGGCCGGGCAGAGGCAGCGCGACGCCCCGGCGCTCCCGTTGCACTTGTGCTGGCAGCCGCCCTGTTCCACGCTGCAGTCCCAGGCGCCGGGCGCCTCCTGGCTCCAGCGCGCCTCGGCCTCTCCGGGCGGCGCCGCGCACTCCAGCTCCACTCCGAAGGGCCCTACAGCGGCGGAGCTACCCACCGGCAGCGCCTGGAAGTCCGCGCCGCGGGCCCCGAACGGGGTGCTGTAGGTGATCGAGACACTGGCGGCCGCCGCGGACTCCACAGCCAGGGGCCTGCAGGAGGCTGCGAAGTGAAACTCGCAGAGGAAGCCATCGGCCTCCGCGGAGCACTGCTGCTCCTCCCAGGCCGGCTCGCCGGGTGCAGCGGCCCCGGCCGCCGAGACTGTGACGCACAGCGGACCGCAGAGAGGTGCCCCGTCGCGGTGGAGCCGCGCCCACCTGCTGTAGCTGGTGCGGTTATCGCCCGTAACCCACTGGAAGCCGCGCAAGGGGCCGAAGTGCCCCGGGTCGCTGCAGCCGGGCGGGAGCTGCAGGCCGATCCAGAAGCGCTGGCTGTCGCCGCCGTCGCCACTCAGTAGCAGAGAGATGACATCAGCCGCCACCGAGGAGCGCACGGTCATCAGGTGGCCCCGCAGGCGCTCGCAGGCCTGGCTGGCGGCGAGGAAGGGCACGGGGCCCCGGAAGAGCGCGAAGCAGTCGTGCTCGACGCACTGGCTGCCGTGGGGCTGCGGTTCCGTGGGCGCCGGGAGCCCCAGGCCAGCGGGGGCCAGCACGCCGAGAAGCAGGACCCGGAGCATGCTGTCCAGGCGCGCCGCGTGCAGGCCCCGGGGAGAGCGCAGGCGCCGCGACGAGGCCGGAGCCCGGCCGGGGCCGAGAGGTGCAGGGCGCAGCCGGCGACAACCCCTcctgtctgtcccagcacggacgCGTCCGGACGCGGCGCGCAACCCCGGCAAGGCAGCCTCTGACATGCCAGCGGGCCGGGGCCCGAGTTTATAAGTGCGCGGCCCTCCCTCCCTGGACGTTCgggaaaaggaaggaagtgcCTGGTGGGAAGGGCTGATGCTGCATTCTCGGATTACTGGGTTCTCCGGACGCCTTGCGCCCGCCCTCGCGCCTGGGATCACCTCGGGGGGATGAGTAAACCCAGCCCGGGCGCTGGTATGTCCCCGGGCGGGGCCGCCAGGCGCAAGCGCGGCGGGAAGACAGCACCTCTGTCGGCAAGGCGACAGTCCCCGCCCCGCCACTCGGGCCCCCACGCGCGCAGCCTGAAAAGAGGCTTAATCCGCAGCCCTTCCTAATTTCCCTGTCctcttgctttttcttcatcaatGTGTTGTTACCACCGATTTCAAGGAAGCCTGGATTGCAGAAGACTAGGAAGAAGAGACCAGGGCGAGGAGGGCTTTGAAGAGGGGCGGGGGAGGTAGTGCCCAGGACCCGCAGGGCTCGGGGAGGAGGTGCCCACCAGGAAGAGGACTTTGGAAGGGGCTGCCTCGGGCGAGGACTTCCCCAAAGACGCTATCTCAAGGGGAGAGAGCTGGACCCCATCCAGGCCAGTGGGGGTGCCCTCGGCCCCAGAAGACAGAGGGTGTGGCTGGGGCGACGACGGGCGAAGGGGTTGCACTGGCTTGATATGGACCCCCCCCGCCGGGCCCTCCTGCACAGCTAGGGACCCACAAGTCCCTGAACGCCAGCTCCCAAAGCCCGACCTCATCTGGTCGCGTGGGAAAGTCGTGGGGATACTGTCAGAGCTCCAAGGTCTTGTCACCCTTCAGAGGCAGTAGCAGCCTCGCCTGTAGGGGCGGGCGTGCTGGGGTGCGTGTTAGCCTGTTTGGTCTGTTTTCCTTCAGCTTCACAGAGACGCAATCCATCTGGCACCCCCAACGGGGCGCGCGGGGAGGCGCTGCGGACGCCAAGTGGATGCCACTCGGATCTGTTAAGGATTTTTCTATTTGGCTGAGAAATCGGATTGATACAGAGGTGCACATAAATGCCACTTGGGCGGCAAAGGCTACTGAAGAGGGGCGGTCCTGTGGACGGGCAGGGTGGGGAGAactgggaggaggaggtgggaatCTGTCACTTTTCGACCTTATCCGCTTATTCATTTACCAAGAATGCGAGGGGTGGGTCCAAAGCATAACCGAGAgtggcaaacttttttttttcttttttgacatcCTATGCCGTTTCTCCGCTATGGTCACTCACAACGAAGCACCAGGAGGCGGCGCTGTTGAACTCTAAACAAAGCCAAAGAAGTCCGAGATCTCCAGACTAGGGCGGAAAAGGGTTAAGAACGTGGGGAACGCAGAGGCCTCGTCCTGGGGCAGGAAACTCGGCTCCCGGGAAGCCTTGCGCAGATCCCGCGGCTCACCGGGGTGTCCTGCTTTCCTGGTCCAGGAGAGCCCAGATTTTGTAAGAGAACAGGTGAGTGTGGCGTCCTCACAAGCGAAAGACAAGCACCTGTCGGCGGGACTGTACTGACTGACAGTGACCAAACGCGTGGGGCCTAGACACTGGGAAAGTGAAGCGGGAGATGTGCAATGGTCTCTCCCTATGCTCCCTGACGCCCGGCGGAGAGCCGGGCCCGCTGAGCGCTGCTCTGTCCTGAGAACGCTGTCCCAGCTCGTGGCACGGAAGCAGCAGGAACGCGGCGTGGAGACTGAGGTCCAAAGCTCCCAGGAATAGACGCGACTGCCCCTCTGGGCAAAGGAAGGAACCACCAGCAGATTGGAGAGTCCGGCTGTCCCGGGTGCGAGCAGGGCAGGCGCTAGCCTAACGTCCCCCTGGCTGCCTGGCCTGAGTCAAGGATCATGACTTCTGTGAACAGCCCGCCCACGCAGGGCTGGAGCTCAGGGCAGGGCTGCCTCTGGTGGCGCCAGCCCTGGGGGCAGAGTGTCCAGATATGGGCTGGAACACTGCTGAAAGAGCTCAGAAAGTGGGAGAAATTGCCTGGGTGCATGAGACAGGTGAGGCAACAGGACCAGCTACACAATCCTCACCaccccttgttcaaaactttCCGAGAATTTCAAGACTGACAGTAAAGCATGAAACAAAGGGGGGGCCCTCCTGACCCTGCCAGCCCTCAAAGAGGTTGAGGGACACCCAAGTGTCAAGCCTGGCCCCACACCAGGCTGAGTCACTTCTTGGGTGAGTTTTGGTGGGACGTCCTATTCAGGTCACCTTGAGCCCAGTTACTGattcttgaaaagaaaaagacaggaagTTGGAGGCTGCCCCAGTAGCTGCGTCCAGGTGAGAACCAGATGGTGCCGGTGAGACTTGGGCCAACCTGTCTGAGGAGGTGCCGGCTGTTTCCATGTAGAAAGACACTAGAGCAACAACTAAAGGGAGCAGAGCACTGACTGGGGTGGGACCAGCAGTCTCGGGTTACCCCGCAGAAGAGTGGATGGACATTTTCCATCCTGCAGGCCTTGCCCCTGGCCCTCAGCACACTTTACCTCTGCCTTCTAGGGCCTGCCCTCTGCCTGCTTTCTCCTCTCCAGCCATCACTTTGAGGCTTTTTTGCACATTTTAAGCTACCCTCGTCTTCCTCTGCACCTCCTGCACAGGCGGATAggcccctccctctgtctctatgTGGATGAACCCCCCCACttccctcttctccccacccctgccctgccaCCCACCAGAGGCTCACCAGCCAGCCTGTTTTACTGGAACAGCCCCCTTGAAGAGTACCCATCATCTCCTAAATACTGTGGCCAATAACTTGTTTTCAGTCTTCATGCTTCTAGATGTCTCTGTGCTGTTTGCACTCCTGAGCCCTCACTGTTCTCAAGCCTCTTCCTCCCAGGACTTCCCAGACACCTGTGCCCCTGCCCCTCCTTCTCTACCTGCCTGAGGGCggcccctctgaccctcctgccctgCAAGCCTGGCAAGTCCTCAGGTTCTGTCTGCcgtcttctcttctctccacccctATCTCTTAACATCCCACCCTTTGCCAGACTCACCCATTGCCCTTGCAATGATATCCATGTCAAAGGAGACTGGTGGAGGGAGGTCCCCAGAAGGGACCCTCAACCCATTCTTTCCCCATATCAATATTTACACCCCTCAGACTTACGCCGTCATCACTTCTGCCTCAGACTTCGTCAGTTTCCCTGCCTCATCCTTCCGATCGTCATTGCTCCTGCTCCGTCAGCTCTGTTCCTTggtcttctctctctcactcttcgcCCCTGCTGACACTGCCTGAATCCTTGCACCCCTTCAGGGCACCCACCACCTGCCGAGGGAAGCCCAtgctcctttcctctccctccccactagGCCCAGCCACACTGAAGATGATTGCTCATTGTGCCTCTACTCTGTGGCCACAAAATAGGAAATTTGCACTCAAGGGTCTCCACTGGGGTTCAGACCCAGAACCCTCCCCCTTCAAAGGCTGTTGTCCCACTGGTCCCCACGGATGCTGCCAGTACCAGCAAGAGGGGTTCCTGCTGCCCGTGAGAGGAATGCCTCACCCCATCTCACCTTCATTCCGTGGCTCATGTTTTTTCTTCTGCCAGGAACATTCTAGTCTTTACTTCTTCTTCATCTATTTGAAATCTGACCCTTCTTTTAAGGCACAGGTGACACGCTGCCTCATCAGCAAGTTACAAACCAGAGCTGATCCCTGTGAAGTTCGTAGGCCTTTCTATCAGCACTTTAGCGCTAACTGCGCCTTCCCAGCCTTGTAAGTAATCACGTCCACATCGTGCTCTTTGCTACTCTTACAATCTAGTTTCCTGGGGTGAGCATGTTCTTATACATCTGTGCACCCCAGACGCCTGCCAGCAGTTTTCGTGCATAGACTGCTCAGGAGTCgcttgagcacctgctgtggagTTTCTTTGTGCCCCCTCCTGTGTGACTTTCTCATGTCAACCTGCAAAGACAAGGATGGGGACCTCAGGGCCTCAGGGTTGGGGGTGTGGGCTTTGGAGCCAACTGGGCTGGACTGAGCCCCAGCCCCATCGTTTATAAGTCATGTCGTATCTGGCAAATACCCGGCCTCTCTGTGCTCCAACTGTGTGATGAGAATCATAACAGACTCCCCTTCAAAGTGTGTGATGTGAATTAAATGAGTTGTACATGGAAAGCATCTAGTACCGTTGAGCCATagtaaactctcaacaaattttaactaaaaaaggaTACACTCTGGCCCCTAAAATTTGAATTCAGTCACTGATTGATAGTATTCGACACCCGGCATGGTTCCTTGTCCAGAGTAAAGACTTGCTAAATGTCTGTTGGGTGAAATTCAGTTCAGCTGAGCATTTTTACCAATAAGAGCAATAAgcaattttggggaaaaaacaaaaaaaagaaggacaaaaGGAAGTTTAGGGATCCAGGAGGAGTAGGGAAGGAACTGAAGGCAGCAGGAGAAGCGTGCCCTGGGTCCCTGTGCGCCGGGAGGCTTAGGTGAAGGCTCAGACTCACTCCCAGTCTGCCCCGAAGGCAGCCCATGTTAATTCCTCATTTTCCAGAGGAGAAAGCTGAAGGTCAGAGAGGAGAAGTGACTTCCCAGGGCCGCACAGCTGCCCTGAAACCAAGGCTCACCAGCCTGCTTTAGGATGAAAGAACCAAAGTGGAGTCAATCTGACCCCGAGTTTGCCCTTTAACACCCCCGATTTTAAGTTTCTTAAATCTCTGGTTTTCTCCCCCCAAAACTGGAGATATAATATCTAATTTACAAAGTTGTGAAGTTAGAAAATATACACACAGTGACTATTAGCTTTCTTGGAATGTAGCAGCTGGTGAACAAATACAGTGGTTACTCCTGGTGAGAAGCTCTGTGCAGGGCTCCCAGGGTCACTGGCGTCCATCTGGGAAGTCTGGCTCTTTCGATGGGAGTTTCTGTTTGATGTCTGCGGGGCAGCTTGGACCAACTCTCTGACAGGGAACAAACTCCTGCCATTTGTACTGAAGGCAAACGTGTGTGGCTGCTGTGAAAACAGAGCTGAAGAGGAGTCCAGATACAAAAGGGCCAGGGACAACGTGCTGACCCCACATACCTTAGCCAAAGAGCTTTAGCAAGTGTGGGAGGCAGTTTTCTTCTTACAAGACATAAAAATAACTTTCTAGTTTCAACACAAACACCTGCCCTTGGGCTTGTTAACTCCTCAGTCCCCTGATGCAGACCACCATTTTGCACTATTTCTCTCCCAAGCACATGGGCAGCTAGACCCTGCACTGAAACATATGCGGGCTCAGAACATAAGCCTCTCCCATGGAGGAAGGGAAAACCCGCCTGTCAAAATGCACAATCCTAGGCACTAAGGACATGGGGATTGTTGAGATATGTGACTGACTACCAATTGTTGCTGGTGGTAACAGTTCCAGGCCCCCTGGATGGAAACTGCTGTCACTACCACttgggggtgagggagatgaAAGCTACCTACACTGTCCAGTACCGTAGCCACCAATCACCTGTGGTCACTTAAATTTAAATTCgttaaaattaaagttaaaaattcagttcttcagtctCACTAGCCACATGCCAAGTGCTCAGTAGACTAGTGACTACCAAATTGGACAGCACAGGGAGACAGCATTCCACCATCCCAGAAACTCCTGTTGAACCGGCCGGGTCCACACATAGAGCCAGATCATGTCACCTCAAGGAGATGATTGGTGGGAGCATGTGAGTGTCACTTTCTTGGATTCAAAAAATACTCTTTTATGCCAATTGTTGTTTTCAAGATAATGGTTGTCAAAACTGCAACCAGAATCTATAAGGGAATATTAAGAGGAGTGTTAAAATTATATAGCCATTATTAATACTTGACTAATAAATACATCAATATAATTTTTAACCTTGATGTTAATTACAATAATTTAGAtattagaaagaaattaaaaagataaaaatattatattcataAGCTATAACAATACTAAAATTCAGACATAAAAATTAAGTCTCTGTGGCTATGCAGCAGTATTTGACTCCAAGGATGGAAAAGAAGTGCCTGTCGAGCAAACGCTGTTCATAAACAACAGCCTGTCAGTATAGCACGGCAAACAGTTTACTAAAGTTTGGCTCTTACCCAGGCTTTCTGCAAGAAGCGAGGTAAAAATTGACAATCCTTTATTGACCCATtgtttgtaaaagaaaatatgttgCATTTAAAAATCCCACCTATAATATCATACTTAACGGTAAAAGACTGCAAGCTTTCCCCCTAACATCAGAAACAAGACCAAGATGTCCACTCGTGCCATTTCTGTTTATCAGGGTGCTGGAGATTCCAGCCAGGGCAGTTAGGCATGAAGATgatataaaaggcatccagattagatgggaagaaataaaattatctctatttgtagatgacattatcttgtttgtatatagaaaatcctacgGAATCTATTTAAAAACTataagaactaataaacaagtccagaagttgtaggatacaaaatccatGTACAAAAATCAATCGTATTTCCATATAGGAACAAtgcacaaactgaaaatgaaattaagaaaacaattccatttacaatagcatcaaaaagaataaaatgggaataaatttaacaaaaaaggtGCAAAatgtatactctgaaaactacaaaacaatatggaaagaaatttaaaaatacctaaataaatgaaaagacttcCTATGtttatggattagaagacttaatatgttTAAAGTGGTAATACTTCCAAAAAtgatgtacagattcaatgcgatccctatcaaaatcccagctgattTCTTTGCAAAAACTTACatactgatcctaaaattcacatggaaattcaAAGCACTCCAAATAGCGAAAACAAtcttagaaaaaagaaacaatctaagAGAACTCACattgcctgatttcaaaatttactacaaagctacagtaatcgaaacagtgtggtactgacataaggacagacataaatCAATGgtatagaattgagagtccaaaaataatccctcacatttatggtcaattaatttccACGAGGGTGCCCAGataattaaagattttatttatttatttttcccgcccccaaagccccagtagattgttgtatgtcatagctgcacatccttctagttgctgtatgtgggacgcggcctcagcatggccagagaagcggtgtgtcggtgtgtggccggatccgaacccgggccgccagcagcggagcacacgcacttaaccgctaagccacggggccggcccgccaagataattaaatggggaaagaatagtctcttcaacaaatggtgctgcgataactggatatccacatgaggTAGAGTTGGACCCCTATTTCATACCATatgtgaaaattaactcaaaatgggcaaaaggcctAAATACAAGagctaaaactagaaaactcttagcagaaaacataggtataaatccaatgatttcttagatatgacaccaaaagcccaCACAACAAAAGAAAGCATAAATAAATTGGAcaccatcaaaattaaaaatttttgtgcttcagagtgtaaagacaatccacagaatggtagaatgggagaaaatatttgcaatttatgAATATGATAAGAGACTTGtcactagaatatataaagaactattacaagTCAATAATAAAGACCAATGAAAATATAGgttaaaggatctgaatagacatctctaaagaagatatacaaatggccaataaaccgtgaaaaccacatgaaaagatgctcaacatcattagccatcagggaaatgcaaatcaaaatcacagtgagataccatttctAGGATAGCTAGAATCAAAAAGATGGcagtaagtgt
Protein-coding sequences here:
- the THBD gene encoding thrombomodulin, which codes for MSEAALPGLRAASGRVRAGTDRRGCRRLRPAPLGPGRAPASSRRLRSPRGLHAARLDSMLRVLLLGVLAPAGLGLPAPTEPQPHGSQCVEHDCFALFRGPVPFLAASQACERLRGHLMTVRSSVAADVISLLLSGDGGDSQRFWIGLQLPPGCSDPGHFGPLRGFQWVTGDNRTSYSRWARLHRDGAPLCGPLCVTVSAAGAAAPGEPAWEEQQCSAEADGFLCEFHFAASCRPLAVESAAAASVSITYSTPFGARGADFQALPVGSSAAVGPFGVELECAAPPGEAEARWSQEAPGAWDCSVEQGGCQHKCNGSAGASRCLCPADAALQADGRSCAAPGEHSCDQLCEHFCYRTPDVPGAYSCMCETGYQLAADQHHCEDVDDCTLVPSPCPQRCVNTQGGFQCHCYPGYDLVDGECVEPVDPCFGTQCEYQCQPVGQNGYRCVCAEGFAPTPNDPHRCQMFCNQTACPADCDPNNPTTCQCPEGYILDEGFMCTDIDECNNGYCPDACLNLPGSYQCICGPDSPLAGQAATDCDPKVTNGGDEDGGSGELPVSPTPGATSSPSPVRPMHSVVLIGISIASLSLVVALLALLCHLRKKQGALRAELEYKCGAPAKEVVLQHVGTERTPQKL